One window from the genome of Hippopotamus amphibius kiboko isolate mHipAmp2 chromosome 13, mHipAmp2.hap2, whole genome shotgun sequence encodes:
- the BDH2 gene encoding dehydrogenase/reductase SDR family member 6 isoform X2, which translates to MGRLDGKVIVLTAAAQGIGRAAALAFAREGARVIATDINEARLQELEKYPGIQTRVLDVTKKKQIDQFANDIERLDVLFNVAGFVHHGTILDCEEKDWDFSMNLNVRSMFLMIKAFLPKMLAQKSGNIINMSSVASSIKGVVNRCVYSTTKAAVIGLTKSVAADFIQQGIRCNCVCPGTVDTPSLQERIQARPNPEEALSDFLKRQKTGRFATAEEIALLCVYLASDESAYITGNPVIIDGGWSL; encoded by the exons ATGGGTCGACTTGATGGGAAGGTCATCGTCCTGACAGCTGCTGCTCAGGGAATCGGCCGGGCAGCTGCCTTA GCTTTTGCAAGAGAAGGTGCCAGAGTCATAGCCACAGATATCAATGAGGCCAGACTTCAGGAGCTGGAAAAGTACCCAG GTATTCAGACTCGGGTCcttgatgtcacaaaaaagaaacaaattgatCAGTTCGCCAATGACATTGAGAGACTTGATGTTCTCTTTAATGTTGCTGG TTTCGTCCATCACGGAACCATCCTGGACTGTGAAGAGAAAGACTGGGACTTCTCGATGAATCTCAATGTCCGCAGCATGTTCCTGATGATCAAGGCTTTTCTTCCTAAA atGCTTGCTCAGAAATCTGGCAACATTATCAACATGTCCTCTGTGGCATCGAGCATCAAAG GAGTCGTGAACAGGTGTGTGTACAGCACAACGAAGGCAGCCGTGATTGGCCTCACAAAGTCCGTGGCTGCAGACTTCATCCAGCAGGGCATCCGGTGCAACTGTGTGTGTCCAG GAACGGTTGATACCCCATCTCTGCAAGAAAGAATACAAGCCAGACCAAATCCTGAAGAG GCGCTGAGCGATTTcctaaagagacagaaaacaggaaGATTTGCAACTGCAGAAGAAATAGCCCTGCTCTGCGTGTACTTGGCCTCCGATGAA TCTGCCTACATAACAGGTAATCCTGTTATCATTGATGGAGGCTGGAGCTTGTGA
- the BDH2 gene encoding dehydrogenase/reductase SDR family member 6 isoform X1, whose product MGRLDGKVIVLTAAAQGIGRAAALDVFVHCVYQAFAREGARVIATDINEARLQELEKYPGIQTRVLDVTKKKQIDQFANDIERLDVLFNVAGFVHHGTILDCEEKDWDFSMNLNVRSMFLMIKAFLPKMLAQKSGNIINMSSVASSIKGVVNRCVYSTTKAAVIGLTKSVAADFIQQGIRCNCVCPGTVDTPSLQERIQARPNPEEALSDFLKRQKTGRFATAEEIALLCVYLASDESAYITGNPVIIDGGWSL is encoded by the exons ATGGGTCGACTTGATGGGAAGGTCATCGTCCTGACAGCTGCTGCTCAGGGAATCGGCCGGGCAGCTGCCTTA GACGTATTTGTGCATTGTGTCTACCAGGCTTTTGCAAGAGAAGGTGCCAGAGTCATAGCCACAGATATCAATGAGGCCAGACTTCAGGAGCTGGAAAAGTACCCAG GTATTCAGACTCGGGTCcttgatgtcacaaaaaagaaacaaattgatCAGTTCGCCAATGACATTGAGAGACTTGATGTTCTCTTTAATGTTGCTGG TTTCGTCCATCACGGAACCATCCTGGACTGTGAAGAGAAAGACTGGGACTTCTCGATGAATCTCAATGTCCGCAGCATGTTCCTGATGATCAAGGCTTTTCTTCCTAAA atGCTTGCTCAGAAATCTGGCAACATTATCAACATGTCCTCTGTGGCATCGAGCATCAAAG GAGTCGTGAACAGGTGTGTGTACAGCACAACGAAGGCAGCCGTGATTGGCCTCACAAAGTCCGTGGCTGCAGACTTCATCCAGCAGGGCATCCGGTGCAACTGTGTGTGTCCAG GAACGGTTGATACCCCATCTCTGCAAGAAAGAATACAAGCCAGACCAAATCCTGAAGAG GCGCTGAGCGATTTcctaaagagacagaaaacaggaaGATTTGCAACTGCAGAAGAAATAGCCCTGCTCTGCGTGTACTTGGCCTCCGATGAA TCTGCCTACATAACAGGTAATCCTGTTATCATTGATGGAGGCTGGAGCTTGTGA